The bacterium nucleotide sequence AAACCCCGGCCTTGGGGTCCTTGGCGCCATAGACCACTCGGGGGATTCGGGCCAAGACGATGGCGCCCCAGCACATCAGGCAGGGCTCCAAAGTGACATAGAGGGTCGTTCCCTCCAGCCGCCAACGGCCCAATTTCCGGGCCGCCGCCTCGATGGCGAGGAGCTCGGCATGGGCGGTGGGGCGGTGACGGGTTTCCCGGAGGTTGTAGCCTCGGCCGACGATTCGGTCGTCGGCCACCACCACGGCCC carries:
- the tadA gene encoding tRNA adenosine(34) deaminase TadA is translated as MDVAWMEQALAQARKAGALEEVPIGAVVVADDRIVGRGYNLRETRHRPTAHAELLAIEAAARKLGRWRLEGTTLYVTLEPCLMCWGAIVLARIPRVVYGAKDPKAGVCGSVLSLHEERRFNHRPQVEGGILAEECGKVLSDFFLGLRKEKRK